From a region of the Lactuca sativa cultivar Salinas chromosome 4, Lsat_Salinas_v11, whole genome shotgun sequence genome:
- the LOC111902011 gene encoding uncharacterized protein LOC111902011, translated as MGLCGSKAKGCVGVRHKEHGDVPDGELPPKINARTHGRKRRRRIGRKSKTDAANKYSSRNKIDPSAGASNSMDRRSFRNPTFQECWYDTANGIDSDGDEDFYSTQDDIMSQNGSISASVTPKFSDQVHQGSSTFSTSDSLTKPNEASQSSIDGASTLLANGSHNFVILQNNCLPCLNCTTSTDVKSSKSPCSSPPPSAKKKVTSMLSFKWREGQSNLSIFSPKAVIQRPKAGSQVPCCPIDKKMSDCWSPLEPSTFKVRGHNYLRDKKKENASNHAAFYPIGMDVFLSPRKIDHIARLVELPNFESSGKVPPLLVVNLQIPLYPPALFQHEYDGEGMSFVFYFKLSENYEELPPHFQENIRKMIDDEVERVRGFPVDTIAPCRERLKILGRVTNLENLQLSGGERKLMNAYNEKPVLSRPQHEFYLGENYFEIDLDMHRFSYISRKGFGAFQERLKHCTLDFGLTIQGNKAEELPECMLCCIHLKEIDYNNYNLLGL; from the exons ATGGGACTATGTGGATCGAAGGCAAAAGGGTGCGTGGGCGTACGTCATAAAGAACATGGAGATGTTCCAGATGGTGAATTACCACCAAAAATTAACGCAAGAACACATGGGAGAAAGCGAAGAAGACGAATTGGTAGGAAGTCGAAGACTGATGCTGCAAATAAGTATTCATCTCGGAACAAAATCGATCCTTCTGCTGGTGCATCGAATTCCATGGATCGTCGCTCATTCCGCAACCCAACATTTCAAG AATGTTGGTATGATACTGCAAATGGGATCGATTCTGATGGAGATGAAGATTTCTACAGCACTCAAGATG ATATCATGTCTCAAAATGGTTCCATTAGTGCATCAGTAACTCCAAAATTTTCAGATCAAGTACACCAAGGATCTTCAACCTTCTCTACATCTGATTCACTAACAAAGCCAAATGAAGCATCACAATCTTCCATAGATGGAGCATCTACTTTATTAGCAAATGGGTCCCACAATTTTGTAATTTTACAAAATAATTGCCTCCCATGTCTAAATTGCACAACCTCAACAGATGTAAAGAGTAGTAAATCACCATGTTCAAGTCCTCCTCCAAGTGCAAAAAAGAAAGTTACATCTATGCTTTCTTTTAAATGGAGGGAAGGCCAATCAAATCTTTCCATAT TCTCCCCAAAAGCCGTGATTCAAAGACCAAAAGCCGGCTCACAAGTTCCATGTTGTCCAATTGACAAGAAAATGTCCGATTGCTGGTCCCCACTTGAACCATCTACTTTTAAAGTCCGCGGACATAATTATTTAAG agataaaaagaaagaaaatgctTCAAATCATGCGGCTTTTTATCCGATTGGAATGGATGTGTTTTTATCTCCACGTAAAATTGACCATATCGCCCGTCTTGTTGAGCTTCCGAATTTCGAATCTTCCGGAAAAGTCCCTCCTTTACTTGTTGTAAATCTTCAG ATACCCCTCTATCCTCCCGCTTTATTCCAACATGAATACGATGGAGAAGGAATGAGCTTCGTCTTTTACTTCAAGCTCTCGGAAAACTACGAAGAACTCCCTCCTCATTTTCAAGAAAACATAAGG AAAATGATCGATGATGAGGTGGAAAGGGTTAGAGGTTTTCCGGTAGATACAATTGCACCATGTAGAGAAAGATTAAAGATTTTGGGAAGAGTGACAAATTTGGAAAATCTTCAATTAAGTGGGGGTGAAAGGAAATTAATGAATGCTTACAATGAAAAACCTGTTCTTTCACGTCCTCAACATGAATTTTATCTG GGGGAGAACTACTTTGAGATTGATTTGGACATGCATAGATTTAGTTACATATCTAGAAAAGGTTTTGGAGCATTTCAAGAGAGGTTAAAGCATTGTACACTTGATTTTGGGCTCACCATCCAG GGTAACAAGGCCGAAGAGCTGCCAGAATGCATGTTATGTTGCATTCATTTGAAAGAAATTGATTACAATAATTACAATCTTCTTGGACTATAA